One region of Chlamydia psittaci 6BC genomic DNA includes:
- the sctD gene encoding type III secretion system inner membrane ring subunit SctD, with product MSARLIIDKGPLSGFVLVLERGTSWSIGKDAASSDIQLEDPKLANTQVVITREDDLYFITNLDTSYPVTVNGKEITEATPINDADVITFGSNQYSFFTHEFDPDDVVYDFDFSSENTTNVLPEPADTKKETKKKSQPAKDQAKQPSSEQQDSSDTSPTDKDKELAEAFLASAKSEKETSGQKLDMETLPEAGSKNTKSSLRDVKNTETQHATMEENGALPNQNQPPLPDSDPAAQDQSIKGDRPKEGEPVKETPASAEQSAEKERISQGEEVSPKETQPEDGQDVEQSPNDQEAPKEKTDTEEETEEKSEGEEEQESKKTEKAEVLSPFNVQDLFRFDQGIFPAEIDEIAQKNVSVDLSQPSRFLLKVLAGANIGAEFHLDTGKSYILGSDPASADIVFNDLSVSHRHAKIIVSNDGSIMLEDLGSKNGVIIEGKKIENSSTLSANQVVALGTTLFLLIDHLAPADTIVASFAPEDYGLFGRPQDPEEIAQQAAQEEEEKRKRATLPTGSFILTLFIGGLAILFGIGTASLFHTKEVIPIENIDYQEDIERVVNAFPTVRYTFNKNNGQLFLIGHVKNSIDKSELLYKMDALSFIKSIDDNVIDDEAVWQEINILLSKKPEFKGVSMHSPQPGEFVITGYLKTEEQAVCLSDYLNVHFNYLSLLENKVIIESQMLKAIAGQLLQAGFANIHVAFVNGEVVLTGYVNHEDGDKFRSVVQEISTLPGVRLVKNFVVLLPVEEGIIDLNLRYPSRYRVTGYSKYGDVSINVVVNGRILTRGDVIDGMTVTSIQPHCIFLEKEGLKYKIEYNK from the coding sequence ATGAGTGCACGGTTAATTATTGATAAAGGCCCTTTGTCAGGATTTGTTCTGGTTCTTGAACGAGGAACAAGCTGGTCGATAGGAAAGGATGCAGCGTCTAGTGATATTCAGTTAGAGGATCCTAAGCTTGCAAATACTCAGGTCGTTATCACAAGAGAAGATGACCTCTACTTTATTACAAATCTAGATACGTCCTATCCTGTTACTGTAAATGGAAAAGAAATCACAGAGGCAACACCGATAAATGATGCGGATGTCATCACGTTCGGAAGTAATCAATATTCTTTTTTCACGCATGAGTTTGATCCTGATGATGTTGTTTACGATTTCGATTTTTCTTCAGAAAATACGACTAATGTCCTGCCTGAGCCTGCCGATACTAAAAAGGAAACGAAGAAGAAAAGTCAGCCTGCAAAGGATCAGGCAAAACAACCTTCTTCAGAACAGCAAGATTCTTCCGATACTTCTCCTACCGATAAAGATAAAGAACTCGCTGAAGCTTTCCTAGCTTCTGCAAAGTCAGAGAAGGAAACTTCCGGCCAAAAACTAGATATGGAGACGCTTCCAGAGGCCGGATCAAAAAATACAAAATCCTCATTGCGGGATGTAAAAAATACTGAAACCCAGCATGCTACTATGGAAGAAAACGGAGCTTTGCCTAATCAAAATCAGCCGCCGTTGCCAGATTCAGATCCTGCTGCTCAGGATCAATCTATAAAAGGTGACCGGCCCAAAGAAGGTGAGCCTGTCAAAGAAACTCCTGCTTCTGCAGAACAGTCAGCAGAAAAAGAGAGAATTTCCCAAGGCGAAGAAGTAAGTCCTAAAGAAACTCAACCTGAAGATGGTCAGGATGTAGAACAATCCCCTAACGATCAAGAAGCTCCTAAAGAAAAAACAGACACAGAAGAAGAAACTGAAGAGAAGTCCGAAGGAGAAGAGGAGCAGGAAAGCAAGAAAACAGAAAAAGCTGAAGTCTTGTCTCCATTTAATGTACAAGATCTCTTTAGATTTGATCAGGGAATTTTTCCTGCAGAAATAGATGAGATTGCGCAAAAAAATGTTTCTGTAGACCTGTCTCAACCTTCACGCTTTTTATTAAAAGTCTTGGCCGGAGCGAATATCGGTGCGGAATTCCATTTAGACACTGGGAAATCTTATATTCTAGGAAGTGATCCCGCCTCTGCAGACATTGTCTTTAATGACCTTAGCGTATCCCATCGTCATGCAAAGATCATCGTAAGCAACGATGGTTCTATCATGCTAGAAGATCTCGGTAGTAAAAATGGCGTGATCATCGAAGGAAAGAAAATCGAGAACAGCTCCACATTAAGCGCCAATCAAGTTGTTGCTTTAGGAACAACTTTATTTTTACTCATAGACCATTTAGCCCCTGCTGATACTATTGTAGCATCATTTGCTCCGGAAGATTACGGATTATTCGGTCGTCCTCAAGATCCTGAAGAAATTGCTCAGCAAGCAGCTCAAGAAGAAGAAGAAAAACGTAAGCGCGCTACGTTGCCTACAGGTTCGTTTATTCTTACATTATTCATAGGAGGGCTTGCTATACTGTTCGGTATAGGCACCGCATCTCTATTCCATACGAAAGAAGTCATTCCTATAGAAAATATAGATTATCAAGAAGATATAGAACGTGTGGTTAATGCTTTCCCCACGGTCCGCTACACATTTAATAAAAACAATGGCCAGCTCTTTTTGATAGGACACGTAAAAAATAGTATTGATAAAAGTGAGCTTCTCTATAAAATGGATGCTTTGTCTTTCATCAAATCTATAGATGACAACGTTATCGATGATGAAGCCGTTTGGCAAGAAATCAATATATTGTTGTCTAAAAAACCAGAGTTCAAGGGTGTAAGCATGCACTCCCCACAACCTGGAGAATTTGTTATAACGGGATATCTAAAAACAGAAGAACAGGCTGTCTGTCTCTCTGATTATCTCAATGTACATTTTAACTATCTTTCTTTGCTTGAGAATAAGGTAATTATAGAATCACAAATGTTGAAAGCGATCGCAGGCCAACTTTTGCAAGCAGGCTTTGCAAATATTCACGTCGCTTTTGTTAATGGAGAAGTGGTTCTTACAGGTTATGTAAATCATGAGGATGGAGATAAGTTCCGTTCTGTTGTTCAGGAGATCTCCACACTTCCCGGAGTACGTCTGGTGAAAAACTTCGTGGTTTTGTTACCTGTTGAAGAAGGGATTATAGATTTAAATTTACGGTATCCTAGCCGTTATCGCGTAACCGGATATTCAAAATATGGTGACGTGAGCATTAACGTTGTAGTCAATGGTAGAATTTTGACCCGTGGTGATGTTATCGATGGAATGACAGTCACAAGCATACAACCACACTGTATCTTTTTAGAGAAGGAAGGGTTGAAATATAAAATCGAGTACAATAAATAG
- the cdsF gene encoding type III secretion system protein CdsF, with the protein MSSGSSCSAFNFNDMLNGVCKYVQGVQQYLTELETSTQGTVDLGTMFNLQFRMQILSQYMEAVSNILTAVNTEMITMARAVKGS; encoded by the coding sequence ATGAGTAGTGGTAGCAGTTGCTCAGCTTTTAATTTTAATGACATGCTTAATGGCGTATGTAAGTACGTCCAAGGTGTGCAACAATATCTAACGGAATTAGAGACCTCAACGCAAGGTACAGTCGACTTAGGTACGATGTTTAATTTGCAATTCCGTATGCAAATTTTATCACAGTATATGGAAGCTGTATCCAACATCTTGACAGCAGTGAACACAGAGATGATCACTATGGCAAGAGCTGTTAAAGGAAGTTAA
- a CDS encoding DUF5398 family protein: protein MFNMENTAAKEDKSSHQLFDLEKDMQDLSKAQEIKANVQDKVQKLHVSLREGSDKASFEKQQILLAGYLALQKVLGRINRKMV from the coding sequence ATGTTTAATATGGAAAATACAGCTGCTAAAGAAGATAAGTCTTCTCATCAGCTATTTGATTTAGAGAAAGATATGCAGGATCTGAGCAAAGCTCAGGAGATCAAAGCTAATGTACAGGATAAAGTGCAAAAATTGCATGTTTCTCTTCGAGAAGGTTCTGATAAAGCCTCTTTTGAGAAGCAACAAATATTATTAGCAGGATATCTAGCCCTTCAGAAAGTTCTCGGGCGGATCAACCGCAAAATGGTTTAA
- the sctN gene encoding type III secretion system ATPase SctN → MDELTTDFDTLMSQLNDVHLTTVVGRITEVVGMLIKAVVPNVRVGEVCLVKRYGMEPLVTEVVGFTQNFAFLSPLGELTGVSPSSEVIPTGMPLYIRAGNGLLGRVLNGLGEPIDSEIKGPLVDVNETYPVFRAPPDPLHREKLRTILSTGVRCIDGMLTVARGQRIGIFAGAGVGKSSLLGMIARNAEEADVNVIALIGERGREVREFIEGDLGEEGMKRSVIVVSTSDQSSQLRLNAAYVGTAIAEYFRDQGKTVVLMMDSVTRFARALREVGLAAGEPPARGGYTPSVFSTLPRLLERSGASDKGTITAFYTVLVAGDDMNEPVADEVKSILDGHVVLSNALAQAYHYPAIDVLASISRLLTAIVPEEQRRIIGKAREVLAKYKANEMLIRIGEYRRGSDREVDFAIDHIDKLNRFLKQDIHEKTNYEEASQQLRAIFR, encoded by the coding sequence ATGGACGAGTTGACGACAGATTTCGATACCCTCATGTCGCAATTGAACGACGTGCACTTGACTACCGTTGTCGGTCGTATAACTGAAGTCGTCGGTATGTTAATTAAAGCAGTCGTTCCCAATGTACGCGTTGGGGAGGTATGCTTAGTTAAACGTTATGGTATGGAGCCGCTTGTTACTGAAGTCGTCGGCTTCACACAAAATTTCGCTTTTTTATCGCCGTTAGGAGAACTTACTGGAGTCAGCCCTTCTTCAGAGGTTATTCCCACAGGTATGCCTTTGTATATTCGTGCAGGTAATGGTCTTTTAGGTCGTGTATTAAATGGTCTGGGAGAACCTATCGACTCCGAAATCAAAGGTCCTTTAGTTGATGTTAACGAAACCTATCCTGTTTTTCGCGCCCCTCCAGATCCATTGCATAGAGAAAAATTAAGGACAATTTTATCCACAGGTGTGCGGTGTATCGACGGTATGCTCACAGTCGCCAGAGGTCAGCGTATAGGAATTTTTGCTGGTGCTGGGGTTGGTAAATCGTCGCTCCTAGGAATGATCGCTAGAAACGCTGAAGAAGCAGATGTCAATGTGATTGCTCTCATAGGAGAGCGGGGCCGAGAGGTTCGTGAGTTTATCGAGGGAGATCTTGGAGAAGAAGGAATGAAACGATCGGTGATCGTCGTCTCTACTTCAGATCAATCATCACAGTTGCGGTTAAATGCTGCTTATGTAGGGACTGCTATAGCAGAGTATTTCCGTGATCAGGGTAAAACTGTAGTTTTGATGATGGATTCTGTAACCCGATTTGCCCGAGCTCTCAGAGAAGTAGGTTTGGCTGCCGGAGAACCTCCAGCTCGAGGAGGATACACGCCTTCTGTATTTTCCACTTTACCTAGGTTATTAGAACGTTCCGGAGCTTCTGATAAAGGAACAATTACAGCATTTTATACTGTACTTGTTGCCGGGGATGATATGAATGAACCGGTCGCTGATGAAGTTAAATCGATTCTTGATGGTCATGTTGTCTTGTCTAATGCTTTAGCTCAGGCATATCACTATCCCGCTATTGATGTTTTAGCATCAATAAGCCGATTGCTAACAGCTATTGTTCCTGAGGAACAAAGACGCATCATAGGAAAAGCCCGAGAGGTGCTGGCAAAGTATAAGGCAAACGAAATGCTTATACGTATTGGAGAATACCGCCGAGGGTCCGATCGTGAAGTAGATTTTGCTATAGATCACATCGATAAATTGAACAGATTCTTAAAGCAAGATATTCATGAAAAAACAAATTATGAGGAAGCCTCGCAACAACTTCGAGCCATTTTCCGATAA